One region of Myxosarcina sp. GI1 genomic DNA includes:
- the psbE gene encoding cytochrome b559 subunit alpha yields the protein MAGTTGERPFSDIITSVRYWVIHSITIPMLFIAGWLFVSTGLAYDAFGTPRPNEYFTQDRLELPILQERFTAKEQIEQYNK from the coding sequence ATGGCAGGTACTACTGGAGAACGTCCTTTTTCCGATATTATTACCAGCGTTCGCTACTGGGTAATTCATAGCATTACCATCCCAATGTTATTTATTGCTGGATGGCTTTTTGTTAGTACTGGATTAGCTTATGATGCGTTTGGTACGCCTCGTCCTAACGAGTATTTTACTCAAGACAGACTGGAACTACCCATTCTGCAAGAACGCTTTACGGCTAAAGAACAAATTGAACAATATAACAAATAG
- the psbF gene encoding cytochrome b559 subunit beta translates to MTSNNPNQPVSYPIFTIRWLAVHTLAVPTVFFLGAIAAMQFIQR, encoded by the coding sequence ATGACAAGTAACAATCCCAATCAGCCAGTTTCATATCCCATTTTTACAATCAGATGGCTGGCAGTTCATACTTTAGCAGTTCCCACTGTATTTTTCTTAGGCGCGATCGCGGCTATGCAGTTTATTCAAAGATAA
- a CDS encoding photosystem II reaction center protein L — MDRNTNPNKQPVELNRTSLYLGLLLVAVLGILFSSYFFN; from the coding sequence ATGGATAGAAATACCAATCCCAATAAACAACCAGTAGAGCTAAATCGCACTTCTCTTTATTTAGGTTTGCTTTTAGTTGCAGTTCTCGGTATTTTATTTTCTAGTTATTTCTTCAACTAA
- a CDS encoding photosystem II reaction center protein J, giving the protein MFANGRIPLWIVATVAGLGVIVVVGLFFYGAYGGVGSGM; this is encoded by the coding sequence ATGTTTGCAAACGGAAGAATCCCTTTGTGGATTGTAGCGACAGTCGCAGGTTTAGGTGTAATTGTCGTTGTTGGTCTGTTTTTCTATGGTGCTTATGGTGGTGTTGGTTCTGGAATGTAG
- a CDS encoding CRR6 family NdhI maturation factor, with the protein MTFNIALDNQKIDRLDLTDVHNTIVPLLENNRIASYEQQLRLKIDYQRDATDPRELSEIPTIRLWHVRLDAAYPWLPFLLDWKAGELARYGAMLVPHQFNRSEGIIFNPEALEIFVMNKIFVLSDWLRQQEITPQLRLKSLAQSFGYDIDDAFFEMIY; encoded by the coding sequence ATGACTTTCAACATTGCTTTAGATAATCAAAAGATCGATCGCCTGGATTTGACTGATGTTCATAACACAATTGTGCCACTATTAGAAAATAATCGCATAGCAAGTTACGAACAGCAGTTGCGATTGAAAATTGACTACCAGCGAGATGCAACAGATCCTCGCGAACTATCGGAAATTCCAACAATTAGACTATGGCATGTACGCTTGGATGCGGCATATCCCTGGTTGCCTTTTCTCCTGGACTGGAAAGCAGGTGAATTAGCTCGTTATGGAGCGATGCTAGTTCCCCACCAGTTTAATCGCAGTGAAGGAATTATTTTTAATCCTGAAGCTTTAGAAATTTTTGTAATGAACAAAATTTTTGTTCTGTCAGATTGGTTGCGTCAACAGGAAATTACTCCTCAACTTCGTCTTAAGTCATTGGCGCAAAGTTTTGGTTACGATATTGACGATGCTTTTTTTGAGATGATTTACTAA
- a CDS encoding Fur family transcriptional regulator gives MNTSEARLQPINSLKDALTRCHALGMRVSCQRRYILELLWEREEHLSAREIYDLLNQQGKEIGHTSVYQNLEALSKNGIVECVERSEGRLYGNISDSHSHVNCLDTNQIIDVRIALPDDIIDRIEQQTGVKITDYRIDFYGYKNCLDEAK, from the coding sequence ATGAATACTTCAGAGGCACGTTTACAGCCAATTAACTCTTTAAAAGATGCTTTGACTCGCTGCCACGCACTGGGAATGCGAGTTAGTTGTCAGCGTCGCTATATTTTAGAATTACTTTGGGAACGAGAAGAACACCTTTCAGCCAGAGAGATCTACGATTTGCTCAATCAACAGGGCAAAGAAATCGGTCACACGTCAGTTTATCAAAATCTCGAAGCCCTATCAAAAAATGGCATTGTTGAGTGTGTAGAGCGTTCTGAAGGAAGGCTATACGGTAATATTAGCGATTCTCACAGTCATGTTAACTGTCTCGATACCAACCAAATTATCGATGTTCGTATAGCTTTACCAGACGATATTATCGATCGCATCGAACAACAAACAGGTGTCAAAATTACTGACTATCGCATCGATTTCTATGGTTATAAAAACTGCTTAGATGAAGCAAAGTAA
- a CDS encoding TVP38/TMEM64 family protein, translating into MNKYIKIGLFAVISLIITTAPVQAQEIGTAGGFDPQELLRNVLQWVNDLGAIGALAFIAIYIIATVAFLPGAILTLGAGVIFGVILGSIYVFVGATIGATLAFLVGRYLARGWISQKIAGDRKFQAIDEAVSREGLKIVLLTRLSPVFPFNLLNYSLGVTGVSLKDYVIGFAGMIPGTIMYVYIGSLAGSIATVGGESQPTNPTVQWTIRIIGFIATVAVTLYVTRIARQALNKEIADTHSEA; encoded by the coding sequence ATGAATAAATATATAAAAATCGGATTGTTTGCAGTAATTAGCTTAATTATTACAACTGCGCCAGTGCAAGCCCAGGAAATAGGAACTGCTGGCGGATTCGATCCCCAGGAATTATTAAGAAATGTCTTGCAATGGGTCAACGATCTAGGAGCAATTGGAGCATTAGCATTCATAGCAATTTATATCATTGCGACAGTGGCATTTTTACCAGGAGCGATTTTGACCCTGGGAGCGGGAGTAATCTTTGGCGTAATTTTGGGTTCGATTTATGTTTTTGTTGGGGCAACTATTGGAGCGACTCTAGCATTTTTAGTAGGACGTTACCTGGCTAGAGGCTGGATTTCGCAAAAAATAGCAGGCGATCGCAAGTTTCAAGCAATTGACGAGGCTGTAAGCAGGGAAGGATTAAAAATTGTCTTACTGACGCGACTTTCCCCCGTGTTTCCCTTTAATTTGCTCAACTATTCACTTGGCGTGACTGGAGTATCTTTAAAAGACTACGTTATCGGCTTTGCAGGAATGATTCCAGGAACGATTATGTATGTCTATATAGGTTCTCTGGCAGGTAGTATTGCTACAGTTGGTGGCGAGAGTCAACCTACAAATCCTACAGTTCAATGGACGATTCGCATTATTGGCTTTATTGCTACCGTTGCCGTAACTCTTTACGTTACTCGTATTGCCAGACAGGCTTTAAATAAAGAAATTGCCGATACACATTCAGAGGCTTGA
- a CDS encoding chemotaxis protein CheB has product MKNHHVITIGTSAGGIQALKTLVSQLPKNFPASIHVVLHISNEAPSNLPTILKKAGQLSVSFSEDGERIEPGHIYIAPPDFHQILEYDRIRVIRGPRENRMRPAIDPLFRSAAVAYTSYATGVILTGMLDDGTAGLQAIKACGGTAIVQDPKDAAYSSMPESAISNVKVDWVVPLNDIAALLQQRIRQTPPVIKEVPAHLLLEVPIAQNAITKPAIMDRIGKPVAQSCPSCGGPLWQMKNGSLLRYRCHIGHAFSNRTLVEEQSEATEKALWIALRTLEERARLLKNMSDNYAQKGATSLAKVHEERSAEAFDGALHIRSLIRDLRIVSEFPTDKKPKKEAS; this is encoded by the coding sequence TTGAAAAATCATCACGTTATTACCATAGGCACATCCGCTGGAGGTATTCAGGCATTAAAAACACTTGTAAGCCAGTTACCAAAAAACTTTCCCGCTTCAATACATGTTGTGCTACATATTTCTAACGAAGCTCCTAGTAATTTACCTACAATTTTAAAGAAAGCGGGGCAACTTTCAGTATCATTTAGTGAGGATGGAGAGCGAATCGAGCCTGGTCATATTTATATCGCACCACCCGACTTTCATCAAATACTAGAATACGATCGCATTAGGGTGATACGCGGTCCAAGAGAAAATCGTATGCGTCCCGCTATCGATCCGTTATTTCGTTCGGCAGCCGTTGCTTATACTTCTTACGCTACAGGAGTAATATTAACGGGAATGTTAGATGATGGTACTGCAGGACTACAGGCGATTAAGGCTTGTGGTGGTACGGCTATCGTGCAAGATCCCAAAGATGCTGCATATAGCAGTATGCCTGAAAGTGCAATTTCTAACGTAAAAGTAGATTGGGTCGTGCCGTTAAATGATATAGCCGCTCTTTTGCAACAACGAATTCGCCAAACTCCCCCTGTGATAAAAGAGGTACCCGCACATTTACTGCTTGAAGTACCTATTGCCCAAAATGCAATAACCAAACCAGCAATTATGGATCGAATTGGTAAGCCTGTTGCCCAAAGCTGTCCTAGTTGCGGAGGACCTTTATGGCAAATGAAGAATGGTTCGCTGCTTCGCTATCGTTGTCATATCGGTCATGCTTTCTCAAATCGTACCTTAGTTGAAGAACAGAGTGAAGCAACAGAAAAAGCACTGTGGATAGCTTTGAGAACCTTAGAAGAACGCGCTCGCCTCTTAAAAAATATGAGCGATAACTATGCTCAAAAGGGTGCTACAAGTCTGGCAAAAGTTCATGAAGAGCGATCGGCAGAAGCGTTTGATGGTGCATTGCACATTCGTAGTTTAATTCGCGACCTTAGAATCGTATCGGAATTTCCTACCGACAAGAAACCAAAAAAAGAAGCTTCTTGA
- a CDS encoding HAD family hydrolase — protein MTKKCHENCIKSSERAIDLLNHEVCNKPVIVDFDETLFLSNSTQEYLNTLYPRVFGVALLALMNYLQPWNWLPEKFKGEISRDWLRVVTATVLFPWTPIIWQWRARRLASLYQNTKLNEALTQSTGQIIIASLGFGFIIRPILKNIPLKIQDLITCSFWQGPYERFVGKQVLVEARIGSDAIDRAVFITDSINDLPLLSLVAKPCLINWPETKKVSMMAGVYLPFFYSERIKRPSQSHFVKQVLTDDLAILILGFSWLSHHPAIHSLSMALLLVSFNCIYEIGYWENDKIGEQFEEKPVLSDRYRQTQFKIPLIQPWIWALCLAIPGLILLELSQIQFNYASVDWQLNIAPFNELTLKLGSWFALLVLVRVIFWSFNHVDKLTRIWFYPLLQATKCLGFVAIAITNQIGAMLFVAQIISRSIPYIIYRWQPEVITYPREFPDRLCRLLIFELLLAAILVEERSIVTILTWQVLAITVLLSVRATKDIWLAVSQAKPILRFK, from the coding sequence ATGACTAAAAAATGTCATGAAAATTGCATTAAATCGAGCGAGCGAGCGATTGATTTATTAAATCATGAAGTCTGCAATAAACCAGTTATTGTAGACTTTGATGAAACCCTTTTTTTAAGCAATTCAACTCAAGAATATCTTAATACTTTATATCCGCGAGTTTTCGGAGTGGCTTTGCTCGCTCTAATGAATTATCTTCAACCTTGGAACTGGTTGCCAGAAAAATTTAAGGGAGAAATATCGCGCGATTGGTTGAGAGTAGTAACTGCGACGGTTCTTTTTCCCTGGACACCAATTATTTGGCAATGGCGTGCCAGGCGACTGGCTAGCCTTTACCAAAATACCAAGCTTAATGAAGCTTTGACTCAATCTACAGGTCAAATAATCATTGCCTCTTTGGGTTTTGGCTTTATTATTCGTCCTATACTAAAGAACATTCCTCTAAAAATACAAGATCTGATTACTTGCAGTTTTTGGCAGGGACCTTACGAACGATTTGTAGGAAAACAAGTTTTAGTAGAAGCAAGAATCGGTTCTGATGCGATCGATAGAGCCGTTTTTATTACCGATTCCATAAATGATTTACCGCTTCTTTCTTTAGTTGCAAAACCCTGTTTGATAAACTGGCCAGAAACTAAAAAAGTCTCAATGATGGCTGGTGTGTACCTGCCTTTTTTTTACTCAGAACGAATCAAACGTCCTAGTCAGTCTCATTTTGTCAAACAAGTACTAACTGACGATTTAGCAATTTTAATTTTAGGATTTAGCTGGTTGAGTCACCATCCCGCAATACACTCACTGAGCATGGCGTTATTGCTTGTTTCTTTTAATTGCATTTACGAGATCGGCTATTGGGAAAACGATAAGATTGGCGAACAGTTTGAAGAAAAACCCGTTCTATCGGATCGCTACAGACAAACTCAATTTAAAATACCTCTGATTCAGCCTTGGATTTGGGCTTTGTGCCTGGCAATTCCAGGATTGATATTATTAGAATTAAGTCAGATTCAATTCAATTATGCAAGTGTCGATTGGCAACTAAATATAGCTCCATTTAACGAACTAACCCTCAAGCTAGGATCGTGGTTCGCTTTACTAGTTTTGGTGCGTGTAATATTTTGGAGTTTTAACCACGTCGATAAACTAACAAGAATTTGGTTCTATCCTTTATTGCAAGCTACCAAATGTTTGGGTTTTGTGGCGATCGCTATAACTAATCAAATCGGTGCCATGCTGTTTGTCGCCCAGATAATCTCACGCTCCATACCTTACATTATTTATCGTTGGCAACCTGAAGTAATAACATACCCACGCGAATTTCCAGATCGATTGTGTCGCTTGCTAATATTTGAACTTTTGCTGGCAGCAATATTAGTTGAAGAACGCAGTATCGTTACTATTCTAACTTGGCAGGTATTGGCAATTACTGTTTTGTTATCTGTACGAGCAACTAAAGACATTTGGCTCGCTGTTAGTCAAGCAAAACCTATTTTACGCTTTAAATGA
- a CDS encoding WecB/TagA/CpsF family glycosyltransferase has product MINKGKYSVLGINIHAVDYESAVKSIVSAAAERHSYSVSALAVHGVMTGFLDSLHARRLNGLDLVVPDGQPVRWALSWLYNQKLPDRVYGPNLTLKVAESFAKQGLSIYLYGSKPETLDKLVANFKQLYPELKIAGVEPSKFRKLTEKERLELVERIKASGANAVFLGLGCPRQETWAYEYRNLLNIPILAVGAAFDFHAGTLPQAPVWMQNAGLEWLYRLVQEPNRLWKRYMYLNPLYLWNILLQYLGWRKFVPTMPNGKETIESYG; this is encoded by the coding sequence GTGATTAACAAAGGTAAATACTCTGTTTTGGGTATCAATATTCACGCAGTAGATTATGAAAGTGCTGTAAAAAGTATAGTTTCAGCTGCTGCCGAGCGACACTCTTATTCAGTTAGTGCTTTGGCAGTACATGGAGTAATGACAGGATTTTTGGATTCACTACATGCGAGGCGTTTAAATGGTTTGGATTTAGTAGTTCCCGACGGTCAACCAGTCCGTTGGGCATTGTCTTGGCTTTACAATCAGAAACTACCCGATCGCGTTTATGGACCCAATCTAACTTTAAAAGTTGCCGAATCTTTTGCCAAACAAGGATTGAGTATTTATTTGTACGGTAGCAAACCAGAAACTTTAGACAAGCTAGTGGCAAATTTTAAACAACTATACCCCGAACTAAAAATTGCTGGAGTCGAACCTTCTAAATTTCGTAAATTAACCGAAAAAGAAAGATTAGAACTTGTAGAACGCATCAAAGCTTCAGGGGCAAATGCCGTCTTTTTAGGCTTAGGCTGTCCGCGACAAGAAACTTGGGCTTATGAATATCGCAATCTTTTAAATATACCTATTTTAGCTGTGGGTGCCGCTTTTGATTTTCATGCGGGAACTCTGCCACAAGCTCCTGTATGGATGCAGAACGCTGGTCTAGAGTGGCTTTATCGTTTGGTTCAAGAGCCAAATCGTTTATGGAAACGATATATGTATCTCAATCCTCTTTATTTGTGGAATATTTTATTACAGTATTTGGGGTGGAGAAAATTTGTTCCCACCATGCCTAATGGCAAAGAAACAATTGAATCTTATGGCTAA
- a CDS encoding endo-1,4-beta-xylanase produces MTNREQKIRRRSLLLGLSALGVTHCVNLAKDYRTSEVEIQQSSEYLDTIASFESTKSLQQLAASKGLIYGAYPQKSYANFVGGKPFKSTYIRECALLVAGFFGVSVGPVSKNTYNFREADSFFNFAVRHKKRFRGHPLIWNEFNSPWLVNKFNASSTTSSDIEAILIDSIETMVGRYKGQVHSWDVVNEIINPDDGRTDDLKDTLKSGIRGEYYRSWLHFLGPNYIDLAFRVAAKADPKTMLTYNDNSIVYDFNWQERRRRAVLNTLEKLKANGTPIHAFGIQSHLNASWNQNFNERKFRDFLSDIASLGLKIIISELDVMDHELPGNISIRDRRVARAYYQYLSVALDEPAVISVINWGLSDKFTWLSYFSPRADGKPVRPLPYNKYMRRKRAWQAIARAFSEAPKRPKHEQFDLIPQSKIG; encoded by the coding sequence ATGACTAACAGGGAACAGAAAATTAGACGACGTTCGTTATTATTAGGATTAAGTGCTCTAGGTGTTACTCATTGTGTTAATCTTGCTAAAGACTATAGAACATCTGAAGTAGAGATACAACAATCGAGTGAATATTTAGATACCATAGCCTCATTTGAAAGTACAAAGAGTTTGCAGCAGCTTGCTGCTTCTAAAGGCTTGATTTATGGTGCTTATCCTCAAAAATCGTACGCTAATTTTGTAGGAGGCAAACCATTTAAATCCACTTATATCCGAGAATGCGCTTTATTAGTTGCAGGATTTTTTGGAGTTTCTGTCGGTCCTGTATCGAAAAACACCTACAATTTTCGGGAAGCCGATTCTTTTTTTAATTTTGCTGTCAGACATAAAAAAAGATTTCGAGGTCATCCTTTAATATGGAATGAATTTAATTCTCCTTGGTTAGTAAACAAGTTTAATGCCTCTAGTACTACCTCGTCTGACATTGAGGCTATTTTGATCGATTCTATAGAAACCATGGTAGGACGTTATAAAGGACAAGTTCATTCATGGGATGTAGTTAATGAAATTATAAATCCCGATGATGGACGAACTGATGATTTAAAAGATACTCTTAAAAGTGGTATTAGAGGTGAGTATTACAGATCTTGGCTGCACTTTCTAGGTCCAAATTATATCGATCTGGCATTTAGAGTGGCAGCAAAAGCCGATCCTAAAACAATGCTTACTTATAATGACAATTCCATCGTGTATGATTTTAATTGGCAAGAAAGAAGAAGAAGAGCAGTTCTCAATACTTTAGAAAAATTAAAAGCTAACGGTACGCCAATTCATGCTTTTGGCATTCAGTCTCATTTGAATGCTAGTTGGAATCAGAATTTTAACGAACGCAAGTTTAGAGATTTTTTGAGCGATATTGCTAGCTTGGGACTAAAAATTATTATTAGCGAATTAGATGTTATGGACCATGAATTGCCTGGCAACATTTCAATTCGCGATCGCCGAGTTGCTAGAGCTTATTATCAATATCTTTCTGTAGCATTAGACGAACCAGCAGTAATTTCGGTTATTAATTGGGGATTGAGCGATAAATTCACCTGGTTATCATATTTTTCTCCCAGAGCCGATGGAAAACCCGTTCGTCCTCTGCCATATAACAAATACATGCGCCGCAAAAGAGCTTGGCAAGCTATAGCTAGAGCATTTAGCGAAGCTCCCAAGCGACCAAAACACGAACAATTCGATCTGATCCCCCAAAGTAAAATCGGTTGA
- a CDS encoding O-antigen ligase, producing MSKLLKFLENAFVSISLFFFSQAFFVLVFGQESESSPDKDSALLRFIGLLIYFVNFFLLVFRWQETFYAIKKNIWILLIVTLAIVSVSWSSVPDIAFRKIFALVGSTIFATYFGSHYSFDSQLKLMGWTYGISIILNYMFVFLLPEYGVMNTDAIVGAWQGIYLHKNGLGGNMFISFMTFYYLAQTAKKYKFVMQLCCLLSVILVYYSDSATSLLSVIIVFIIFQNFKYLSLKSKTGVLLILIFLLLAFGLLSIIAINFNAFLDANNRDITLSGRTILWGILWKFMREKFWFGYGYGSFFSASHQETELLWQVQDWGPVHAHNGYIQLWLNIGFVGCFIFVVGYFKNIGKALFNYLISKDLRMLWIFSFFSYTVFFNFTEVSFLTINSINWIISMAFIYSLNLTKVNTKFNE from the coding sequence ATGAGCAAACTATTAAAGTTTTTAGAAAATGCATTTGTATCTATTTCGCTGTTTTTCTTCTCCCAAGCATTTTTTGTGCTTGTTTTTGGACAAGAGTCTGAATCGAGTCCCGATAAAGATAGTGCTTTACTTCGTTTTATTGGCTTATTAATTTATTTTGTAAATTTTTTTCTATTAGTATTTCGTTGGCAAGAAACTTTTTATGCCATCAAAAAAAATATTTGGATTTTGTTAATAGTCACTTTAGCAATAGTTTCTGTTTCCTGGTCTTCAGTTCCAGATATTGCTTTTAGAAAAATTTTTGCCTTAGTTGGTTCTACTATTTTTGCAACTTACTTTGGTTCTCACTATAGTTTTGACAGCCAACTAAAACTAATGGGTTGGACATACGGTATATCCATAATCTTAAATTATATGTTTGTGTTTTTGCTGCCAGAATATGGAGTTATGAATACAGATGCAATTGTTGGAGCTTGGCAGGGAATTTATCTCCACAAAAACGGACTAGGTGGAAATATGTTTATTAGTTTTATGACCTTTTACTATCTCGCTCAAACAGCAAAAAAATATAAGTTTGTTATGCAATTATGTTGTTTACTATCAGTGATATTAGTATATTATTCAGATTCTGCTACGTCTTTGTTGAGCGTAATAATAGTTTTTATTATATTTCAAAACTTTAAATATTTATCCTTAAAATCTAAAACTGGAGTATTACTGATTTTAATATTTTTACTATTAGCTTTTGGGCTTTTATCTATTATAGCAATCAATTTTAATGCTTTTTTAGATGCTAACAATAGAGACATTACCTTATCTGGAAGGACTATTCTCTGGGGTATTTTGTGGAAATTTATGCGAGAAAAATTTTGGTTTGGCTATGGTTATGGTTCGTTTTTCTCGGCTTCACACCAGGAGACAGAGCTTTTATGGCAAGTACAAGACTGGGGACCAGTTCACGCGCATAATGGCTATATTCAATTATGGTTGAACATAGGATTCGTAGGATGTTTTATTTTTGTTGTAGGATATTTTAAAAATATAGGTAAAGCTCTATTTAATTATTTAATATCGAAAGATTTAAGAATGTTATGGATCTTTTCTTTTTTTTCATATACTGTATTTTTTAACTTTACCGAAGTTTCATTTTTGACTATTAATAGTATTAACTGGATAATTTCTATGGCGTTTATTTATTCACTCAACTTAACTAAAGTAAATACAAAATTTAATGAATAA
- a CDS encoding oligosaccharide flippase family protein: MNKNKVRQLWNKLFQNTILNNTRILIQSFAFRLFVQLIYFVILTRTFGPERYGLYVGVIAFISIFIPFASWGSGEILIKNVSRNQSLFGESWGTAILKTLIFGSIFILIVLIVFSVSPISGISIYSIFFLALANLILMKVSDLARDAFVSVGMLKYAARVIVILSINRFLASLAFVVFFEFPTLLIWSILYCLATLVTTIISCILVVKIIGYPRFKLPEVTQELRQGFAFSIDVSAQNIYNDLDKSMLAKMSTAQAAGIYGAAYNILSVALIPLQSILIASFRDFFQQGTAGIKSSFNLCKKLLPLATGYSLLAIAGIFIFAPLLPKLIGANYSDSVVALMWLSPVIFFSTVRSFAASTLTGANYQSTRSVMQVAIAILNGILNFWLIPLYQWHGAIWATLISEVLLMLSLWICVYMYSRS; encoded by the coding sequence ATGAATAAAAACAAGGTTCGGCAGCTTTGGAATAAGCTTTTTCAAAACACTATTTTAAACAATACGCGCATACTCATTCAGTCTTTCGCATTTCGATTATTCGTTCAATTAATTTACTTTGTAATTTTAACTCGTACCTTTGGTCCCGAACGCTATGGTTTATACGTTGGTGTAATTGCATTTATTTCTATTTTTATTCCTTTCGCTAGTTGGGGAAGTGGTGAAATACTGATTAAAAACGTTTCGAGAAATCAAAGTTTATTTGGCGAGTCTTGGGGAACGGCAATTCTCAAGACGCTAATTTTTGGTTCTATATTTATCTTAATAGTTTTAATTGTCTTCAGTGTATCTCCTATTTCTGGTATTTCTATCTATTCAATTTTTTTCTTGGCTTTAGCAAACCTTATTTTAATGAAGGTCAGCGATCTTGCCAGAGATGCTTTTGTATCGGTAGGAATGTTAAAATATGCAGCCAGAGTTATTGTAATTCTTTCAATCAATAGATTTTTAGCTTCTCTGGCGTTTGTAGTCTTTTTTGAATTCCCGACTTTACTTATTTGGTCGATACTATATTGCTTGGCAACCTTGGTTACAACTATAATAAGCTGCATTTTAGTAGTAAAAATAATCGGATATCCTCGATTTAAGTTGCCTGAAGTTACTCAAGAATTGCGTCAAGGATTCGCCTTTTCTATAGATGTATCCGCTCAAAATATTTATAATGATTTGGATAAATCTATGTTGGCTAAAATGTCTACTGCCCAAGCTGCTGGAATATATGGAGCTGCCTACAATATTCTCAGTGTAGCTTTAATACCATTACAGTCGATATTGATAGCTTCTTTTAGAGATTTTTTTCAACAGGGAACTGCGGGAATAAAAAGTAGCTTCAATTTATGTAAAAAATTATTACCACTAGCCACAGGTTATTCTTTGCTGGCAATAGCTGGTATATTTATTTTTGCACCTCTGTTGCCTAAATTAATTGGAGCTAACTATTCTGACTCAGTTGTTGCTTTAATGTGGCTTTCTCCAGTTATTTTTTTTAGTACCGTACGTTCTTTTGCTGCCTCTACACTGACTGGAGCGAACTATCAAAGTACCAGAAGCGTAATGCAGGTAGCGATCGCGATTTTAAATGGAATACTTAACTTCTGGTTAATTCCCTTATATCAATGGCATGGTGCTATTTGGGCTACTTTAATTTCTGAAGTGTTATTAATGTTATCTCTTTGGATCTGTGTCTACATGTATTCTAGGAGTTAG